The following proteins come from a genomic window of Diceros bicornis minor isolate mBicDic1 chromosome 4, mDicBic1.mat.cur, whole genome shotgun sequence:
- the LOC131404617 gene encoding antigen-presenting glycoprotein CD1d-like isoform X1: protein MRCLLFLLLWGLPQIWRSSEGSSNLRSLPVPQRNFPFRCLQISSFLNRSWARTDGLAWLGELQPFVWSNDSDTIRFLKPWSQGKFSDQQWKILQHLFWVYRSSFTRDIQEFVKMLQIAYPLEIQVSAGCEVHPGNTSESFLHIALQGRDILSFQGTSWVPAPDAPQWVKKISKQLNYDQGTKEAVQLLLNDTCPKFVRGLLETGRSELDKQVKPEAWLSSGPTPGPGHLLLVCHVSGFYPKPVWVMWMRGEQEQRGTQQGDVLPNADETWHLRVTLDVAAEEAAGLTCRVRHSSLGGQDIILYWAERSRASVGLIAGAILVSLLIGGGLLTFWFKKRCSYQDIL, encoded by the exons ATGAGGTGCCTGCTGTTTCTGCTGCTCTGGGGGCTCCCCCAGATTTGGAGAAGTTCTGAGG GCTCCTCCAATCTCCGTTCTCTCCCAGTCCCGCAAAGGAATTTCCCGTTCCGCTGCCTCCAGATCTCGTCCTTCCTCAACCGCagctgggcgcgcacggacggcTTGGCGTGGCTCGGGGAGCTGCAGCCCTTCGTGTGGAGCAACGATTCGGACACTATCCGCTTCCTAAAGCCGTGGTCCCAGGGCAAATTCAGCGACCAGCAGTGGAAGATTTTGCAGCATCTGTTTTGGGTTTATCGAAGCAGCTTCACCAGGGACATACAGGAATTCGTCAAAATGCTGCAAATAGCCT ATCCCTTGGAGATCCAGGTGTCTGCTGGATGTGAGGTGCACCCTGGCAACACCTCAGAAAGCTTCTTACATATAGCATTACAAGGAAGAGATATCCTGAGTTTCCAAGGAACTTCTTGGGTGCCAGCCCCAGATGCCCCACAGTGGGTCAAGAAAATCAGCAAGCAGCTCAACTATGACCAAGGGACGAAGGAAGCAGTGCAGTTGCTCCTCAATGACACCTGCCCCAAATTTGTCAGAGGCCTCCTTGAGACAGGGAGGTCAGAACTGGACAAGCAAG TGAAGCCCGAGGCCTGGCTGTCCAGTGGCCCTACTCCTGGGCCTGGCCATCTGCTGCTGGTGTGCCATGTCTCAGGATTCTACCCAAAGCCTGTGTGGGTGATGTGGATGCGGGGTGAGCAGGAGCAGCGGGGCACTCAGCAAGGTGACGTCCTGCCCAATGCTGATGAAACGTGGCATCTCCGAGTAACCCTGGATGTGGCAGCAGAGGAGGCGGCCGGCCTGACTTGCCGAGTGAGGCACAGCAGTCTAGGAGGCCAGGACATCATCCTCTACTGGG CAGAGCGGAGCCGTGCTTCCGTGGGCTTGATCGCCGGGGCAATACTCGTGTCCCTCCTGATCGGTGGAGGCTTATTAACCTTCTGGTTTAAGAAGCGCTG CTCCTATCAAGACATCCTGTGA
- the LOC131404617 gene encoding antigen-presenting glycoprotein CD1d-like isoform X2, which yields MRCLLFLLLWGLPQIWRSSEGSSNLRSLPVPQRNFPFRCLQISSFLNRSWARTDGLAWLGELQPFVWSNDSDTIRFLKPWSQGKFSDQQWKILQHLFWVYRSSFTRDIQEFVKMLQIAYPLEIQVSAGCEVHPGNTSESFLHIALQGRDILSFQGTSWVPAPDAPQWVKKISKQLNYDQGTKEAVQLLLNDTCPKFVRGLLETGRSELDKQVKPEAWLSSGPTPGPGHLLLVCHVSGFYPKPVWVMWMRGEQEQRGTQQGDVLPNADETWHLRVTLDVAAEEAAGLTCRVRHSSLGGQDIILYWERSRASVGLIAGAILVSLLIGGGLLTFWFKKRCSYQDIL from the exons ATGAGGTGCCTGCTGTTTCTGCTGCTCTGGGGGCTCCCCCAGATTTGGAGAAGTTCTGAGG GCTCCTCCAATCTCCGTTCTCTCCCAGTCCCGCAAAGGAATTTCCCGTTCCGCTGCCTCCAGATCTCGTCCTTCCTCAACCGCagctgggcgcgcacggacggcTTGGCGTGGCTCGGGGAGCTGCAGCCCTTCGTGTGGAGCAACGATTCGGACACTATCCGCTTCCTAAAGCCGTGGTCCCAGGGCAAATTCAGCGACCAGCAGTGGAAGATTTTGCAGCATCTGTTTTGGGTTTATCGAAGCAGCTTCACCAGGGACATACAGGAATTCGTCAAAATGCTGCAAATAGCCT ATCCCTTGGAGATCCAGGTGTCTGCTGGATGTGAGGTGCACCCTGGCAACACCTCAGAAAGCTTCTTACATATAGCATTACAAGGAAGAGATATCCTGAGTTTCCAAGGAACTTCTTGGGTGCCAGCCCCAGATGCCCCACAGTGGGTCAAGAAAATCAGCAAGCAGCTCAACTATGACCAAGGGACGAAGGAAGCAGTGCAGTTGCTCCTCAATGACACCTGCCCCAAATTTGTCAGAGGCCTCCTTGAGACAGGGAGGTCAGAACTGGACAAGCAAG TGAAGCCCGAGGCCTGGCTGTCCAGTGGCCCTACTCCTGGGCCTGGCCATCTGCTGCTGGTGTGCCATGTCTCAGGATTCTACCCAAAGCCTGTGTGGGTGATGTGGATGCGGGGTGAGCAGGAGCAGCGGGGCACTCAGCAAGGTGACGTCCTGCCCAATGCTGATGAAACGTGGCATCTCCGAGTAACCCTGGATGTGGCAGCAGAGGAGGCGGCCGGCCTGACTTGCCGAGTGAGGCACAGCAGTCTAGGAGGCCAGGACATCATCCTCTACTGGG AGCGGAGCCGTGCTTCCGTGGGCTTGATCGCCGGGGCAATACTCGTGTCCCTCCTGATCGGTGGAGGCTTATTAACCTTCTGGTTTAAGAAGCGCTG CTCCTATCAAGACATCCTGTGA
- the LOC131404617 gene encoding antigen-presenting glycoprotein CD1d-like isoform X3, with product MRCLLFLLLWGLPQIWRSSEGSSNLRSLPVPQRNFPFRCLQISSFLNRSWARTDGLAWLGELQPFVWSNDSDTIRFLKPWSQGKFSDQQWKILQHLFWVYRSSFTRDIQEFVKMLQIAYPLEIQVSAGCEVHPGNTSESFLHIALQGRDILSFQGTSWVPAPDAPQWVKKISKQLNYDQGTKEAVQLLLNDTCPKFVRGLLETGRSELDKQGFYPKPVWVMWMRGEQEQRGTQQGDVLPNADETWHLRVTLDVAAEEAAGLTCRVRHSSLGGQDIILYWAERSRASVGLIAGAILVSLLIGGGLLTFWFKKRCSYQDIL from the exons ATGAGGTGCCTGCTGTTTCTGCTGCTCTGGGGGCTCCCCCAGATTTGGAGAAGTTCTGAGG GCTCCTCCAATCTCCGTTCTCTCCCAGTCCCGCAAAGGAATTTCCCGTTCCGCTGCCTCCAGATCTCGTCCTTCCTCAACCGCagctgggcgcgcacggacggcTTGGCGTGGCTCGGGGAGCTGCAGCCCTTCGTGTGGAGCAACGATTCGGACACTATCCGCTTCCTAAAGCCGTGGTCCCAGGGCAAATTCAGCGACCAGCAGTGGAAGATTTTGCAGCATCTGTTTTGGGTTTATCGAAGCAGCTTCACCAGGGACATACAGGAATTCGTCAAAATGCTGCAAATAGCCT ATCCCTTGGAGATCCAGGTGTCTGCTGGATGTGAGGTGCACCCTGGCAACACCTCAGAAAGCTTCTTACATATAGCATTACAAGGAAGAGATATCCTGAGTTTCCAAGGAACTTCTTGGGTGCCAGCCCCAGATGCCCCACAGTGGGTCAAGAAAATCAGCAAGCAGCTCAACTATGACCAAGGGACGAAGGAAGCAGTGCAGTTGCTCCTCAATGACACCTGCCCCAAATTTGTCAGAGGCCTCCTTGAGACAGGGAGGTCAGAACTGGACAAGCAAG GATTCTACCCAAAGCCTGTGTGGGTGATGTGGATGCGGGGTGAGCAGGAGCAGCGGGGCACTCAGCAAGGTGACGTCCTGCCCAATGCTGATGAAACGTGGCATCTCCGAGTAACCCTGGATGTGGCAGCAGAGGAGGCGGCCGGCCTGACTTGCCGAGTGAGGCACAGCAGTCTAGGAGGCCAGGACATCATCCTCTACTGGG CAGAGCGGAGCCGTGCTTCCGTGGGCTTGATCGCCGGGGCAATACTCGTGTCCCTCCTGATCGGTGGAGGCTTATTAACCTTCTGGTTTAAGAAGCGCTG CTCCTATCAAGACATCCTGTGA